The following are encoded in a window of Deinococcus aerolatus genomic DNA:
- the rpmC gene encoding 50S ribosomal protein L29: MKPSEMRELGADKFASEIESRKKELMELRFQAAMGNLAQPHRVTQLRREVAQLNTIRHEQARKQGEQA; this comes from the coding sequence ATGAAGCCCAGTGAGATGCGCGAACTGGGGGCCGACAAGTTCGCCTCCGAGATCGAGTCCCGCAAGAAGGAATTAATGGAGCTGCGCTTCCAGGCGGCCATGGGCAACCTGGCCCAGCCGCACCGCGTCACGCAGCTCCGCCGTGAAGTGGCCCAGCTCAACACCATCCGGCATGAGCAGGCCCGCAAGCAGGGAGAGCAGGCATGA
- the rplR gene encoding 50S ribosomal protein L18, producing MAAQNTVRRKLRARRKVRTAAGERPRLSVFRSSKHIYAQIIDDASGTTLAAASSAKLKSGTKSDTAAAVGKALAEAAAEKGVKQVVFDRGQYRYHGRVKALADAAREGGLDF from the coding sequence ATGGCCGCTCAAAATACCGTCCGCCGCAAGCTGCGCGCGCGCCGCAAGGTCCGCACCGCCGCCGGGGAGCGCCCGCGCCTGAGCGTGTTCCGCTCCAGCAAGCACATCTACGCCCAGATCATCGACGACGCTTCCGGCACCACCCTGGCCGCCGCCAGCAGCGCCAAGCTCAAGAGCGGCACCAAGTCTGATACCGCCGCTGCCGTGGGCAAGGCCCTGGCCGAAGCTGCCGCCGAGAAGGGCGTCAAGCAGGTGGTCTTTGACCGTGGGCAGTACCGCTACCACGGACGCGTGAAGGCGCTCGCAGACGCGGCGCGGGAGGGTGGCCTTGACTTTTAA
- a CDS encoding type Z 30S ribosomal protein S14 — protein MANTSKVVKAARGHKFAVQNYSRCSRCGRARGYYRFFGMCRICIREMAHKGELPGVKKASW, from the coding sequence ATGGCGAATACCTCCAAAGTTGTCAAGGCGGCGCGCGGCCACAAGTTCGCCGTGCAGAACTACAGCCGCTGCTCGCGCTGTGGCCGCGCCCGTGGCTACTACCGTTTCTTCGGCATGTGCCGCATCTGCATCCGCGAGATGGCGCACAAGGGCGAACTGCCCGGCGTGAAGAAAGCGAGCTGGTAA
- the rpsE gene encoding 30S ribosomal protein S5: MTFNRRNDRNADRESSEFEEKMLFVNRTSKTYQGGRRFRFAALVILGDRNGRVGMGIGKAKEVPVAIEKAKTIARKNMIMVPVENGTIPHDIVGVNSTSQVLLKPAGPGTGVIAGTVPRSIAELAGITNLLSKELGSRNKINVAYAVFDGLRNLRTAKQVRALRGIDVTRTAQPVQTAAAQSATTQGGAAIAGGAQE; encoded by the coding sequence TTGACTTTTAATCGTAGAAATGACCGCAACGCGGACCGCGAGAGCAGCGAATTCGAAGAGAAGATGCTGTTCGTCAACCGCACCTCCAAGACCTACCAGGGTGGGCGCCGCTTCCGCTTCGCCGCGCTGGTGATCCTGGGTGACCGCAACGGTCGCGTCGGGATGGGCATTGGCAAGGCCAAGGAAGTGCCGGTCGCCATCGAGAAGGCCAAGACCATCGCGCGCAAGAACATGATCATGGTTCCGGTCGAGAACGGCACCATTCCGCACGACATCGTGGGCGTCAACAGCACCTCGCAGGTGCTGCTCAAGCCCGCCGGACCCGGTACGGGCGTGATCGCCGGAACCGTGCCGCGTTCGATTGCCGAACTCGCGGGGATCACCAACCTGCTGTCCAAGGAACTGGGTAGCCGCAACAAGATCAACGTGGCCTACGCCGTGTTCGACGGGCTGCGCAACCTGCGCACCGCCAAGCAGGTACGTGCGCTGCGCGGCATCGACGTGACCCGTACCGCTCAGCCTGTCCAGACCGCTGCCGCGCAGTCGGCCACCACCCAGGGTGGAGCGGCCATCGCCGGAGGTGCCCAAGAATGA
- the rplO gene encoding 50S ribosomal protein L15 yields the protein MKLHDLKPAEGSRKPRKRVGRGPGGVDKTAGRGHKGQKSRSGAGKGPFFEGGRSTLISRLPKRGFNNVGTTYEVVKLSQFNDIEGLDTFDRTVMELVGLVRRKNRPVKLLASGELARAVTIHVDAASEAAIKAVEAAGGSVVLPAPKPAAPNKEDRAAARVAKQQAEKAE from the coding sequence ATGAAGCTCCACGATCTGAAGCCCGCCGAGGGCAGCCGTAAGCCGCGCAAGCGCGTTGGTCGCGGTCCCGGTGGCGTCGACAAGACCGCCGGCCGCGGTCACAAGGGCCAGAAGTCGCGCAGCGGCGCCGGCAAGGGCCCCTTCTTCGAGGGTGGCCGCAGCACGCTGATCAGCCGCCTGCCCAAGCGCGGGTTCAACAACGTCGGCACCACCTACGAAGTCGTGAAGCTCTCGCAGTTCAATGACATCGAAGGGCTCGACACCTTTGACCGCACTGTGATGGAGCTTGTGGGCCTGGTGCGCCGCAAGAACCGTCCTGTCAAGCTGCTCGCCAGCGGTGAGCTGGCCCGCGCTGTGACCATTCACGTGGACGCCGCGAGCGAGGCTGCCATCAAGGCGGTTGAAGCGGCCGGCGGCAGCGTTGTGCTGCCCGCGCCCAAGCCTGCGGCCCCCAACAAGGAAGACCGCGCCGCCGCCCGCGTGGCCAAGCAGCAGGCCGAGAAGGCCGAGTAA
- the rpsQ gene encoding 30S ribosomal protein S17: MKKTFTGVVVSDKADKTVSVKVERRFAHPLYGKVVTRSSKYAAHDETNEYKLGDRVEIVAVRPISKTKTWKVTRLIERPRGTETTAVETERAGSEA, encoded by the coding sequence ATGAAGAAGACCTTTACCGGCGTCGTCGTCAGCGACAAGGCCGACAAGACCGTCAGCGTCAAGGTCGAGCGCCGTTTTGCTCACCCGCTGTACGGCAAGGTCGTCACGCGCAGCAGCAAGTACGCCGCGCACGACGAGACCAACGAATACAAATTGGGTGACCGCGTGGAGATCGTTGCCGTGCGCCCCATCTCCAAGACCAAGACCTGGAAGGTCACGCGTCTGATCGAGCGCCCCCGTGGCACCGAGACGACCGCCGTGGAAACCGAACGGGCCGGGAGTGAGGCATGA
- the rplP gene encoding 50S ribosomal protein L16: protein MLLPKRTKYRKQHRGRMTGDAKGGDYVAFGDFGLIAMEPAWIRSNQIEACRIVMSRHFRRGGKIYIRIFPDKPVTKKPAETRMGKGKGAVEFWVSVVKPGRVMFEVSGVTEVQAKEAFRLAGHKLPIQTKMVKREVYDEAQ, encoded by the coding sequence ATGCTTCTTCCCAAGCGCACCAAGTACCGCAAGCAGCACCGCGGCCGGATGACCGGCGACGCCAAGGGCGGCGACTACGTGGCCTTCGGCGACTTCGGCCTGATTGCCATGGAGCCCGCGTGGATCCGCAGCAACCAGATCGAGGCCTGCCGCATCGTGATGAGCCGGCACTTCCGCCGCGGCGGTAAGATCTACATCCGTATTTTCCCCGATAAGCCCGTCACCAAGAAGCCTGCCGAAACCCGAATGGGTAAGGGTAAGGGCGCGGTGGAATTCTGGGTCAGCGTCGTGAAGCCGGGCCGCGTGATGTTCGAGGTCTCCGGCGTGACCGAGGTGCAGGCCAAGGAAGCCTTCCGCCTGGCCGGTCACAAGCTGCCCATCCAGACCAAGATGGTCAAGCGCGAGGTTTACGATGAAGCCCAGTGA
- the rplN gene encoding 50S ribosomal protein L14, with translation MIQTQSRLDVADNSGAREIMCIRVLNSGIGGKGLTSGGGGNKKFAHVGDIIVASVKDSAPRGAVKSGDVVKAVIVRTAHAVKRADGSTIRFDKNAAVIINNQGEPRGTRVFGPVARELRDRRFMKIVSLAPEVL, from the coding sequence ATGATTCAGACCCAATCCCGTCTGGACGTGGCCGACAACAGCGGCGCCCGCGAGATCATGTGCATCCGCGTGCTGAACTCCGGCATCGGCGGCAAGGGCCTGACCTCGGGCGGCGGCGGCAATAAGAAGTTCGCACACGTCGGTGACATCATCGTCGCCAGCGTCAAGGACTCTGCCCCCCGCGGCGCCGTCAAGTCCGGCGACGTGGTCAAGGCCGTGATCGTCCGTACCGCGCACGCCGTCAAGCGTGCGGACGGCAGCACCATCCGCTTTGACAAGAACGCTGCCGTCATCATCAACAACCAGGGCGAGCCTCGCGGCACCCGCGTTTTCGGGCCGGTGGCCCGCGAGCTGCGTGACCGCCGTTTCATGAAGATCGTGTCCCTGGCCCCGGAGGTGCTGTAA
- the rpsD gene encoding 30S ribosomal protein S4, producing the protein MGRFRGSITKQSRREGINLAETEKVQKYLDKRPYAPGQHGQRRGRGRPSDYSVRLREKQKLSRLYGMGEKQFRNLFTEASNVPGVTGTVFLQLLERRLDNVVFRMGFASTRRQARQFVGHGHILVNGKKVDVPSYRVKVGDEIVVTEGSRSMGFIQENMEAQKRRRVAPWVELNPETFTGTFARLPAREDLALPINENFIIEYYSR; encoded by the coding sequence ATGGGTCGTTTCCGTGGATCGATTACCAAACAGAGTCGCCGTGAGGGCATTAACCTCGCGGAAACAGAGAAAGTCCAGAAGTACCTGGACAAGCGCCCCTATGCGCCCGGTCAGCACGGCCAGCGCCGTGGTCGCGGACGTCCCAGCGACTACAGCGTGCGCCTGCGTGAAAAGCAGAAGCTCTCCCGCCTGTACGGCATGGGCGAGAAGCAGTTCCGCAACCTCTTTACCGAAGCCTCCAACGTTCCTGGCGTGACCGGTACGGTGTTCTTGCAGTTGCTCGAACGCCGCCTGGACAACGTCGTGTTCCGCATGGGCTTTGCCAGCACCCGCCGTCAGGCCCGGCAGTTCGTGGGCCACGGTCATATTCTCGTGAACGGCAAGAAGGTCGACGTCCCGAGCTACCGCGTCAAGGTTGGCGACGAGATCGTCGTGACCGAGGGCAGCCGCTCGATGGGCTTTATCCAGGAAAACATGGAAGCGCAAAAGCGCCGCCGCGTTGCTCCCTGGGTCGAACTGAACCCCGAAACCTTCACCGGTACCTTTGCCCGCCTCCCGGCGCGTGAAGACCTGGCGCTGCCGATCAACGAGAACTTCATCATCGAGTACTACTCGCGTTAA
- the rpsM gene encoding 30S ribosomal protein S13 — protein sequence MARVAGVDLPREKRIEIALTYIYGIGLTRSKEVLARTGINPDTRVKNLSEADQSTLRDAVEKTYKVEGDLRSEVGQNIKRLMDIGAYRGLRHRRGLPVRGQRTKTNARTRKGPRKTVAGKKKAARK from the coding sequence ATGGCCCGCGTTGCAGGCGTCGACCTGCCCCGCGAGAAGCGCATCGAAATTGCGCTGACCTACATCTACGGTATCGGCCTGACCCGCAGCAAGGAAGTGCTGGCGCGCACCGGGATCAATCCCGACACCCGCGTCAAGAACCTCTCCGAGGCGGACCAGTCCACCCTGCGTGACGCCGTCGAGAAGACCTACAAGGTTGAAGGCGACCTGCGCTCCGAGGTCGGTCAGAACATCAAGCGTCTGATGGACATCGGCGCGTACCGTGGCCTGCGCCACCGCCGCGGCCTGCCCGTGCGCGGTCAGCGCACCAAGACCAACGCCCGGACCCGCAAGGGGCCGCGCAAGACTGTGGCTGGCAAGAAAAAGGCCGCGAGGAAGTAA
- a CDS encoding adenylate kinase codes for MTQPKNKVVIFLGPPGAGKGTQAERLAAEQDLVKISTGDILRDHVQRGTDLGQQIKPMLDAGQLVPDDILIALIRDRLADMEGVRVIFDGFPRTRAQAEELDVLLEELGAPVNHVPLLEVPDELLIERIVERGRQATASGGSGRSDDTEEVARKRQDVFREQTQPLIDYYGARGHLKRVDGVGSMDEVYTRILDGMK; via the coding sequence ATGACCCAACCGAAGAACAAAGTCGTTATTTTTCTGGGCCCACCCGGTGCCGGGAAGGGCACGCAGGCCGAGCGTCTGGCTGCCGAACAGGATCTGGTCAAGATCAGCACCGGCGACATCCTGCGCGATCACGTGCAGCGCGGCACCGACCTGGGCCAGCAGATCAAACCCATGCTGGATGCGGGTCAGCTGGTTCCCGATGACATCCTGATCGCCCTGATCCGGGACCGTCTGGCGGACATGGAAGGCGTCCGCGTAATTTTCGACGGGTTCCCGCGTACCCGCGCCCAGGCCGAGGAGCTTGACGTGCTGCTGGAGGAACTGGGTGCCCCGGTCAATCACGTGCCGCTGCTGGAAGTCCCCGACGAGCTGCTGATCGAGCGTATCGTTGAGCGTGGGCGGCAGGCGACAGCCAGCGGCGGGTCCGGTCGCAGCGACGACACCGAGGAAGTGGCCCGCAAGCGCCAGGACGTGTTCCGCGAGCAGACCCAGCCGCTGATCGACTATTACGGCGCACGCGGCCACCTGAAGCGTGTGGACGGCGTGGGCAGCATGGACGAGGTGTACACGCGGATCCTGGACGGAATGAAGTAA
- the rpmD gene encoding 50S ribosomal protein L30, which yields MKITLKRSVIGRPQNQVDTVKALGLRRIGDSREVSDTPALRGMVRTVQHLLEVEA from the coding sequence ATCAAAATCACCCTCAAGCGCAGTGTGATCGGGCGTCCCCAGAACCAGGTGGACACCGTCAAGGCGCTGGGCCTGAGGCGCATCGGCGACAGCCGTGAGGTCAGCGACACCCCCGCCCTGCGCGGCATGGTGCGGACCGTTCAGCATCTGCTGGAGGTGGAAGCATGA
- the rpsC gene encoding 30S ribosomal protein S3, with protein sequence MGNKINPNGFRLGITRGWNSRWYAGKKQYAGLLREDEKIRNLIDKKLSAAGIARVEIERAGQQVNVIISAAKPGIVIGKGGDSIKGLRGDIERLVSAGTVAVNVAEIPNPNISAPLVALRIAEQIERRFAFRRAMKQAAQRVMESGARGVKIVLSGRLGGAEQARTEKVLEGRVPLHTLRADIDYGTALARTSYGILGIKVLVFNGEVIGGRTETLARPTRRDDRPRREDGDRPNRRRPAAGRRRPGGE encoded by the coding sequence ATGGGCAATAAAATCAACCCGAACGGCTTCCGCCTGGGCATCACCCGTGGCTGGAACAGCCGCTGGTACGCCGGCAAGAAGCAGTACGCGGGGCTTCTCCGGGAAGACGAGAAGATCCGCAACCTGATTGACAAGAAGCTGTCTGCCGCTGGCATTGCCCGCGTCGAGATCGAGCGTGCCGGTCAGCAGGTCAACGTGATCATCTCCGCCGCCAAACCCGGCATCGTGATCGGCAAGGGCGGGGACAGCATCAAAGGCCTGCGTGGCGACATCGAGCGTCTGGTGTCTGCGGGTACCGTGGCCGTGAACGTCGCCGAGATTCCCAACCCTAACATCAGCGCGCCCCTGGTGGCCCTGCGTATCGCCGAGCAGATTGAGCGCCGCTTTGCGTTCCGCCGCGCCATGAAGCAGGCCGCGCAGCGTGTGATGGAGTCCGGCGCCCGCGGCGTCAAGATTGTCCTCTCGGGCCGTCTGGGCGGGGCCGAGCAGGCCCGTACCGAGAAGGTGCTGGAAGGCCGCGTGCCGCTGCACACCCTGCGCGCCGACATCGACTACGGCACCGCGCTGGCCCGCACCAGCTACGGCATTCTGGGCATCAAGGTGCTGGTGTTCAACGGTGAGGTGATCGGTGGCAGAACCGAGACCCTGGCCCGTCCCACCCGCCGCGATGACCGGCCCCGCCGCGAAGACGGTGACCGTCCCAACCGCCGCCGTCCGGCCGCTGGCCGCCGTCGCCCCGGAGGTGAATGA
- the secY gene encoding preprotein translocase subunit SecY, with product MLRAFRDAFRIPDLQRKIVFTLLLLAVYRLGSAIPTPGVNTAALSNATSGGLFGLISMISGGNLSQFSIFALGVLPYITASIVIQLMTTTIPALEKLSKDGEEGRKKINQFTRYSAIGLGAVQALFFSLFVTSNASYVAVGWTPGLFTVLVMVLTQVAGIAFTMWIGERITEVGVGNGISLIITVGIISAYPREIAATAQLFRTDQVQLLSLLAFIAIILVTIAGIVYVYQGERRVPVTYARARGGAPTAAAGSASAAQSRGAGQATWLPIKVNQAGVIPVIFASAMLIIPNLIASATATRAPEVSAWLNSNLVFGQPLYILLEATLIFGFTYLYNSVQFDPKRIAEQLREAGGFIPGVRPGTPTTEYLGSISSRLSLWGAIFLVVLTVVPQIVQRVTGITTFQFSGTGLLIIVGVALETLKQLEAQLTVRRYDGFISKGRIRGRLNN from the coding sequence ATGCTGCGCGCCTTCCGCGACGCGTTCCGGATCCCGGACCTGCAGCGGAAGATTGTCTTCACCTTGCTGTTGCTGGCGGTGTACCGTCTGGGGAGTGCAATTCCCACCCCAGGCGTCAACACCGCCGCACTGAGCAACGCCACCTCGGGTGGCTTGTTTGGTTTAATCAGCATGATCTCGGGAGGCAATCTCTCGCAGTTCTCGATCTTCGCGCTCGGGGTGCTGCCGTACATCACGGCCAGTATCGTGATTCAGCTGATGACCACCACCATTCCCGCCCTGGAAAAGCTGTCCAAGGATGGGGAGGAGGGCCGCAAGAAGATCAACCAGTTCACGCGCTACTCGGCCATCGGGCTGGGCGCGGTGCAGGCGCTGTTCTTCTCGCTGTTCGTGACCAGCAACGCGTCGTACGTCGCGGTGGGCTGGACGCCGGGCCTGTTCACGGTGCTGGTAATGGTCCTGACGCAGGTGGCGGGCATCGCCTTTACCATGTGGATCGGCGAGCGCATCACCGAAGTCGGCGTGGGCAACGGCATTTCGCTGATCATCACGGTGGGCATCATCTCGGCTTACCCGCGTGAGATTGCCGCCACGGCGCAACTGTTCCGCACCGATCAGGTGCAGCTGCTGTCTTTGCTGGCCTTTATTGCCATCATTCTGGTGACGATTGCGGGTATCGTTTACGTTTACCAGGGCGAGCGGCGGGTACCGGTGACGTACGCACGTGCCCGCGGCGGCGCGCCCACGGCCGCCGCCGGGTCCGCCTCGGCGGCCCAGTCGCGCGGCGCGGGGCAGGCCACTTGGCTGCCCATCAAGGTCAACCAGGCCGGCGTGATTCCGGTGATCTTTGCCAGCGCCATGCTGATTATCCCCAACCTGATTGCCAGCGCCACGGCCACCCGTGCGCCGGAAGTCAGTGCGTGGCTGAACTCCAACCTGGTGTTCGGACAGCCGCTGTACATCCTGCTGGAAGCCACGCTGATCTTCGGATTCACGTACCTGTACAACAGCGTGCAGTTTGATCCCAAGCGGATTGCCGAGCAGCTGCGCGAGGCCGGGGGCTTTATTCCCGGCGTCCGCCCCGGCACGCCCACCACCGAGTACCTGGGCAGCATCAGCAGCCGCCTGAGCCTGTGGGGTGCAATCTTCCTGGTGGTGCTGACGGTCGTTCCGCAGATCGTGCAGCGCGTCACGGGTATCACCACCTTCCAGTTTTCCGGCACGGGCCTGCTGATCATCGTGGGCGTGGCGCTGGAAACCCTCAAGCAGCTTGAGGCCCAGCTGACGGTGCGCCGCTATGACGGCTTCATCAGCAAGGGCCGCATTCGCGGACGCCTGAACAATTGA
- the rplF gene encoding 50S ribosomal protein L6 produces MSRIGKSPIPMPSGVTYSADDGLFKVKGPKGELSVPFNKELSIKQDGDQLLVERPSDAQRHRALHGLTRSLVYNAVKGVSDGFTINLELRGVGYRAKLNGRTLELTIGYSHPVVIQPPEGVTFTVPEPTKIDVSGIDKQLVGQVAANVRKVRKPDAYHGKGVRFLGEKIALKAGKAGATGGKGKK; encoded by the coding sequence ATGTCCCGAATTGGTAAATCCCCCATCCCCATGCCCAGCGGCGTGACCTACAGCGCCGACGATGGCCTGTTCAAGGTCAAGGGGCCTAAAGGCGAACTGTCTGTTCCCTTCAACAAGGAACTGAGCATCAAGCAGGACGGTGACCAGTTGCTGGTCGAGCGTCCCAGCGATGCCCAGCGCCACCGCGCCCTGCACGGCCTGACCCGCAGCCTAGTCTACAACGCGGTTAAGGGCGTCAGCGACGGCTTCACCATCAACCTGGAGCTGCGCGGCGTCGGTTACCGCGCCAAGCTGAACGGCCGGACGCTGGAGCTGACCATCGGCTACAGCCACCCCGTGGTGATTCAGCCGCCCGAGGGCGTGACCTTCACCGTGCCGGAACCCACCAAGATCGACGTGAGCGGCATCGACAAGCAGCTCGTCGGCCAGGTGGCCGCCAACGTCCGCAAGGTCCGCAAGCCCGACGCCTACCACGGCAAGGGTGTGCGCTTCCTTGGCGAGAAGATTGCCCTGAAGGCCGGTAAAGCCGGTGCGACGGGCGGGAAAGGGAAGAAATAA
- the rpsH gene encoding 30S ribosomal protein S8, which produces MLSDPIADMLTRIRNATRTFKETVDIPASKFKEELAKLLVKEGYVASYERLVPEGQKFDVLRLTLKYGQKREQVIKHIERISRPGRRAYVSAENLPRIQRGLGVAVVSTSRGLLPDREARKQGVGGEVVCVLW; this is translated from the coding sequence ATGCTGAGTGATCCAATCGCTGACATGCTCACGCGTATTCGCAACGCGACGCGCACATTCAAGGAGACCGTGGACATCCCGGCCTCCAAGTTCAAGGAAGAACTGGCCAAGCTGCTGGTCAAGGAAGGCTATGTGGCCTCCTACGAGCGTCTGGTCCCTGAGGGCCAGAAGTTCGACGTGCTGCGCCTGACCCTCAAGTACGGTCAGAAGCGTGAGCAGGTCATCAAGCACATCGAGCGCATCTCCCGTCCGGGACGCCGCGCCTACGTGAGCGCCGAGAATCTGCCCCGCATCCAGCGCGGCCTGGGCGTGGCCGTGGTGTCGACCTCGCGTGGTCTGCTGCCCGACCGTGAAGCCCGCAAGCAGGGCGTCGGCGGCGAAGTCGTCTGCGTTCTCTGGTAG
- the rplX gene encoding 50S ribosomal protein L24, with product MPRPSAGSHHNDKLHVKKGDNVVVLSGKHKGQTGKVLLALPRDQKVVVEGVNMVTKNVKPSAGNPNGGQEQRELALHASKVSIVDPETGKATRVRRAIVDGKKVRVAVASGKNID from the coding sequence ATGCCCCGTCCTAGCGCCGGAAGCCACCACAACGACAAGCTGCACGTCAAGAAGGGCGACAACGTCGTCGTTCTTAGCGGCAAGCACAAGGGCCAGACCGGCAAGGTCCTGCTGGCGCTGCCGCGGGACCAGAAGGTTGTTGTGGAAGGCGTCAACATGGTCACCAAGAACGTCAAGCCCAGCGCCGGCAACCCCAACGGTGGTCAGGAACAGCGCGAGCTGGCCCTGCACGCCAGCAAGGTGTCTATCGTGGACCCTGAAACGGGCAAGGCGACCCGCGTTCGCCGCGCCATCGTGGACGGCAAGAAAGTCCGCGTGGCTGTCGCGAGCGGCAAGAACATCGACTGA
- the infA gene encoding translation initiation factor IF-1 yields the protein MPEQREKKKKEESDTVRAEGVVTEALPNTTFRVTLDTGHDILAYISGKMRIHYIRILPGDRVVLEISPYDTSRGRIVYRR from the coding sequence ATGCCGGAACAGCGGGAAAAGAAGAAAAAGGAAGAGTCCGATACCGTACGCGCCGAGGGCGTGGTGACCGAGGCGTTGCCCAACACCACCTTTCGCGTAACGCTCGATACGGGGCACGACATCCTGGCCTACATCAGCGGAAAAATGCGGATTCACTACATCCGTATCCTGCCTGGTGACCGTGTGGTTCTGGAAATCAGCCCGTACGACACGTCGCGCGGGCGCATCGTCTACCGCCGCTGA
- the rpsK gene encoding 30S ribosomal protein S11, whose protein sequence is MAKSTKGKTPRRARRNISAGRAYVHASYNNTIVTITDLDGNSVAWSSGGTIGYKGSKKGTPYAAQLAAADAVKKAQQTFGMNIVDVIVRGSGSGREQAIRAIQASGIEVKSIMDDTPVPHNGCRPKKKFRA, encoded by the coding sequence ATGGCGAAATCTACCAAGGGCAAGACCCCGCGCCGCGCCCGGCGCAACATCAGCGCTGGCCGCGCGTACGTGCACGCCAGCTACAACAACACGATTGTTACCATCACTGACCTGGACGGCAATTCTGTCGCCTGGAGCAGCGGCGGGACCATCGGCTACAAGGGCAGCAAGAAGGGCACGCCCTACGCAGCCCAGCTTGCCGCCGCCGACGCCGTTAAAAAGGCGCAGCAGACCTTCGGCATGAACATTGTCGACGTGATCGTGCGCGGCAGCGGCTCGGGCCGTGAACAGGCCATTCGTGCCATTCAGGCCAGCGGCATTGAAGTGAAGTCCATCATGGACGACACCCCCGTGCCTCACAACGGCTGCCGCCCCAAGAAAAAGTTCCGCGCTTAA
- the rplV gene encoding 50S ribosomal protein L22, which produces MTAATSNTGAAPEQTYRNKKERKQLVKLRRPGYAVAKYVRISPRKVRLVIDLVRGKTVRDAEDLLRFVPRAASEPISKVLNSAKHNALHNDQMLEDRLVITAAYVDAGPTLKRLIPRARGSANIIKKRTSHITIIVGEREQGRATGNKGRN; this is translated from the coding sequence ATGACCGCTGCTACCTCCAACACCGGCGCTGCTCCGGAACAGACATACCGCAACAAGAAAGAGCGCAAGCAGCTCGTCAAGCTGCGCCGTCCCGGCTACGCCGTGGCGAAATACGTCCGCATCAGCCCCCGCAAGGTGCGTCTGGTGATCGACCTGGTGCGCGGCAAGACCGTGCGTGACGCCGAGGACCTGCTGCGCTTCGTTCCCCGCGCCGCGTCCGAGCCGATCAGCAAGGTGCTGAACAGCGCCAAGCACAACGCGCTGCACAACGACCAGATGCTCGAAGACCGTCTGGTGATCACGGCGGCCTACGTGGACGCCGGTCCTACCCTCAAGCGCTTGATTCCCCGCGCACGCGGCAGCGCCAACATCATCAAGAAGCGCACCAGCCACATCACCATCATCGTGGGCGAGCGCGAACAGGGCCGTGCGACGGGCAACAAGGGGCGCAACTAA
- the rpmJ gene encoding 50S ribosomal protein L36 has protein sequence MKVRSSVKKMCDGCKVIRRHGRVLIICSKEVKHKQRQG, from the coding sequence ATGAAAGTTCGCAGCAGTGTCAAGAAAATGTGCGATGGCTGCAAGGTGATCCGCCGTCACGGACGGGTGCTGATCATTTGCAGCAAGGAAGTCAAGCACAAGCAGAGGCAAGGCTGA
- the rplE gene encoding 50S ribosomal protein L5 produces MQQLKQKYNETVKPAMMQQFGYSSVMAVPRIEKIVINEGLGSSKEDSKAIDKAAKELGLITLQKPIITKAKKSISNFKLRQGMPVGIKVTLRGERMYVFLEKLINIGLPRIRDFRGINPNAFDGRGNYNLGIKEQLIFPEITYDMVDKVRGMDITIVTSAKTDEEARALLQGMGLPFRK; encoded by the coding sequence ATGCAACAGCTCAAGCAGAAATACAACGAAACGGTCAAGCCCGCGATGATGCAGCAGTTCGGCTACTCATCCGTGATGGCCGTGCCACGCATCGAGAAGATCGTGATCAACGAGGGCCTGGGCAGCAGCAAGGAAGACAGCAAGGCGATCGACAAGGCCGCCAAAGAACTGGGCCTGATCACGCTGCAAAAGCCCATCATCACCAAGGCCAAGAAGAGCATCTCCAACTTCAAGCTGCGTCAGGGCATGCCGGTGGGCATCAAGGTCACGCTGCGCGGCGAGCGCATGTACGTGTTCCTGGAAAAGCTGATCAACATCGGCCTGCCCCGGATCCGCGATTTCCGTGGGATCAACCCCAACGCCTTTGACGGCCGCGGGAACTACAACCTGGGTATCAAAGAGCAGCTGATTTTCCCGGAAATCACCTATGATATGGTCGACAAGGTGCGTGGGATGGACATCACCATTGTGACCTCCGCGAAAACCGACGAAGAAGCCCGCGCCCTGCTGCAAGGCATGGGCCTGCCCTTCCGCAAGTAA